A stretch of Gossypium hirsutum isolate 1008001.06 chromosome A06, Gossypium_hirsutum_v2.1, whole genome shotgun sequence DNA encodes these proteins:
- the LOC107938128 gene encoding auxin-responsive protein SAUR50 — protein MAIDKKPNRLPQTAVIKQILKRCSSLGKKQQSYDDQQQQGGLPLDVPKGHFVVYVGQNRSRYIVPISFLTRPEFQKLLHQAEEEFGFDHDMGLTIPCEEVVFQSLTSMLR, from the coding sequence atggCTATCGACAAGAAACCAAACAGATTGCCTCAAACAGCTGTTATCAAACAAATCCTCAAGAGATGTTCAAGTTTGGGTAAGAAACAACAAAGCTACGATGATCAACAACAACAGGGAGGGCTGCCATTGGATGTCCCTAAAGGTCATTTCGTTGTGTATGTTGGTCAAAACAGGAGTAGATACATTGTCCCTATCTCTTTCTTGACCCGACCCGAATTCCAGAAGTTGCTCCATCAAGCTGAAGAAGAATTCGGGTTTGATCATGATATGGGTCTCACTATTCCTTGTGAAGAAGTTGTGTTCCAGTCCCTAACATCCATGCTCAGATGA